Proteins from one Staphylococcus saprophyticus subsp. saprophyticus ATCC 15305 = NCTC 7292 genomic window:
- a CDS encoding LysR family transcriptional regulator, with amino-acid sequence MKIDDYRLLTTLDETKTLRKAAEILYISQPAVTQRLKAIENAFGVNVFIRTKKQLITTTEGAMIIEHAREMLNRERLFLDKMQAHIGEVNGTISIGCSSLIGQTLLPEVLNLYTRQFPNVEIQVQVGSSEQIKANHRDYHVMIIRGNKMMNLSNTHLFNDEHFFIHPKNRNDEVDKMPFIEFQADPIYINQIKEWYGSQIGQDYHAMITVDQVATCKEMLLNGVGVTILPEIMMKHLDREQFEFQRVNIDEKPLIRSTFLSYDASMKQLPQVESFINLMMEYVES; translated from the coding sequence ATGAAGATAGACGATTATCGCTTGTTAACTACGCTTGATGAAACTAAAACACTTAGGAAAGCAGCAGAAATATTATATATTTCTCAACCTGCAGTCACGCAACGTCTAAAGGCCATTGAGAATGCTTTTGGCGTAAATGTATTTATTCGAACAAAGAAACAATTGATTACGACTACTGAAGGCGCAATGATTATTGAGCATGCTAGAGAAATGCTTAATAGAGAACGTCTATTCTTAGACAAAATGCAAGCGCATATTGGCGAAGTAAATGGTACGATATCGATTGGTTGTTCATCTTTAATTGGACAAACATTATTGCCAGAAGTTTTAAACTTATATACACGACAATTTCCAAACGTAGAAATTCAAGTTCAAGTAGGTTCAAGTGAACAGATAAAAGCAAATCATAGAGATTACCATGTCATGATTATTCGTGGTAATAAAATGATGAATTTAAGTAATACGCATCTTTTCAATGATGAACATTTCTTTATTCATCCCAAAAATCGCAATGATGAAGTAGATAAGATGCCATTTATTGAATTTCAAGCTGATCCAATTTATATTAATCAGATAAAAGAATGGTATGGTAGTCAAATAGGTCAAGATTATCATGCGATGATTACTGTTGACCAAGTTGCTACATGTAAAGAAATGTTATTGAATGGTGTAGGCGTTACGATTTTACCTGAAATTATGATGAAACATCTCGATCGAGAGCAATTTGAATTCCAACGTGTAAATATTGATGAAAAACCATTGATTCGTTCAACATTTTTAAGCTACGATGCGAGTATGAAGCAATTACCTCAAGTAGAATCATTTATCAATTTAATGATGGAATATGTTGAATCATAA
- a CDS encoding DUF402 domain-containing protein — protein MKVKYIDKRHWRRIIDREYTEVKVNNNKFKGIIGLVTMNKVREPLEVSVVGQNIIVADDNYQWLQILPEKKRYSITVMLDDKGNPLEYYFDINIKNVTQKGNARTIDLCLDVLVLPNGEYELVDQDDLERALESGQITRKQYHEAYVIAHQLMIKIDADFQSMQDKIMYCFYKIKQKAKQHKQGVTKTQAQHKPKDHKAKTHKHKPSHKQEKHINQAKNERSETKSQHKKGTFEQWSQKSSSRPKEK, from the coding sequence GTGAAAGTAAAATATATCGATAAGCGTCACTGGCGTCGCATCATTGATAGAGAATATACTGAGGTCAAGGTGAACAATAATAAGTTCAAAGGAATCATTGGTTTGGTCACAATGAATAAAGTACGAGAACCATTAGAGGTTTCAGTTGTAGGTCAAAATATTATTGTTGCTGATGATAACTATCAATGGTTACAAATCTTACCTGAGAAAAAGCGCTATAGTATTACAGTGATGTTAGATGACAAGGGCAATCCGTTGGAATATTATTTTGATATAAATATAAAAAATGTTACACAAAAAGGTAATGCACGCACAATTGATTTATGTCTGGATGTACTTGTATTACCCAATGGCGAATATGAACTTGTAGACCAAGACGATTTAGAACGCGCTTTAGAGTCAGGGCAAATTACGAGAAAGCAGTATCACGAAGCTTATGTAATTGCACATCAATTAATGATTAAAATTGATGCAGATTTTCAATCGATGCAAGATAAGATTATGTATTGCTTTTATAAAATTAAACAAAAGGCAAAGCAACATAAGCAAGGTGTTACAAAAACGCAAGCACAGCATAAACCGAAAGATCATAAAGCTAAAACACACAAGCATAAGCCCTCGCACAAACAAGAAAAACACATCAATCAAGCGAAAAATGAAAGATCTGAAACAAAATCTCAGCATAAAAAAGGTACATTTGAACAATGGAGTCAGAAGTCTTCATCTAGACCCAAAGAAAAATAG
- a CDS encoding 5-methyltetrahydropteroyltriglutamate--homocysteine S-methyltransferase: protein MAVIQRPFRADHVGSLLRPERLKQARQDYQNNIIDAQALKQVEDEEIEHIIEKQLEIGLHSITDGEFRRSWWHFDFLENLNGVEGYTSDRGLEFEGVETRNHNVKIISKVQFNPDHPHFEHFKFLHDKVDGRATSKVSIPSPNQLFHPNILNEEIYPDIEDFAHDVAKAYHDSLLKFYELGARYIQLDDVYWANLTSGTQKTRGRDRTEEEKEAARQLAYQVVNEAVKDLPEDLLITTHICRGNYQSTWAISGGYEPVAPYLFQEQLGGFFLEYDDERSGDFEPLRFFPKDKSAAVLGLFTSKNGDLEDKATILKRIEEAQKYITLDQICLSPQCGFASTEEGNKLTEDAQWKKLAYVVEIANEVFGTAK, encoded by the coding sequence ATGGCAGTTATTCAAAGACCATTTAGAGCCGATCATGTCGGCAGTTTATTACGTCCTGAACGCTTAAAACAAGCACGCCAGGATTACCAAAACAACATTATCGATGCACAGGCATTGAAACAAGTTGAAGATGAGGAAATTGAGCACATCATTGAAAAACAACTTGAAATTGGATTACATAGTATCACTGATGGAGAGTTTCGCAGAAGTTGGTGGCATTTCGATTTCCTAGAAAATTTAAATGGCGTAGAAGGTTATACCTCAGACCGTGGTTTAGAATTCGAAGGTGTAGAGACACGAAATCACAATGTTAAAATCATTAGCAAAGTACAATTCAATCCAGATCATCCTCACTTTGAGCATTTCAAATTTTTACATGACAAAGTAGATGGACGTGCTACATCTAAAGTCTCTATACCAAGCCCTAATCAATTATTTCATCCTAATATTTTAAATGAAGAGATTTATCCAGATATAGAAGACTTTGCGCATGACGTCGCAAAAGCCTATCATGATAGCCTACTTAAATTTTACGAATTAGGCGCACGTTACATTCAATTAGACGATGTTTATTGGGCAAACCTAACTTCAGGTACACAAAAGACGCGTGGTCGTGATCGAACTGAAGAAGAAAAAGAAGCTGCACGTCAACTTGCCTATCAAGTTGTCAATGAAGCTGTTAAAGATTTACCAGAAGATTTACTCATTACCACACACATTTGCCGTGGTAACTATCAATCTACTTGGGCAATTTCAGGTGGCTATGAACCTGTAGCACCTTATTTATTCCAAGAACAACTTGGTGGATTTTTCTTAGAATATGATGATGAACGTTCTGGTGACTTTGAACCTTTACGTTTCTTCCCTAAAGACAAATCTGCAGCAGTGTTAGGATTATTTACATCAAAAAATGGTGATTTAGAAGATAAAGCAACGATTCTTAAGCGTATTGAAGAAGCACAAAAATACATTACTTTAGATCAAATATGCTTAAGCCCACAATGTGGCTTTGCTTCTACAGAAGAAGGAAATAAATTGACTGAAGACGCGCAATGGAAAAAATTAGCTTACGTTGTCGAAATCGCAAATGAAGTCTTTGGCACTGCGAAATAA
- a CDS encoding cupin domain-containing protein — protein sequence MEQTVQRWISQLALQPHPEGGYYKEVTKGNHDKDMGRAAYTSIYFLLTYHNISHFHRIDADEIWYHHEGDSLTIHMISPNGQYEKVTLGKHIEAGDVLQYVVPKGTIFASSVEDENAYALVGCMCQPGFEFEHFELLSKEWLNKHHPELTEINERYALTTDEIEKNNK from the coding sequence ATGGAACAAACAGTACAACGTTGGATTTCACAATTAGCATTGCAACCGCATCCAGAAGGTGGCTATTATAAAGAAGTTACCAAAGGTAACCATGATAAAGACATGGGTAGAGCAGCTTACACAAGTATTTATTTTTTGCTAACTTATCATAATATTTCACATTTTCATCGTATCGATGCTGATGAAATTTGGTATCATCATGAGGGTGATTCACTCACAATTCACATGATTTCTCCGAATGGCCAATATGAAAAGGTGACATTAGGTAAGCATATTGAAGCGGGTGACGTATTACAATACGTCGTTCCTAAAGGTACGATTTTTGCATCTAGCGTAGAAGATGAAAATGCATATGCTTTGGTTGGCTGTATGTGTCAACCAGGCTTTGAATTTGAACATTTTGAATTGCTTAGTAAAGAGTGGCTAAATAAACATCATCCAGAATTAACAGAGATAAATGAACGCTATGCTTTAACAACAGATGAAATAGAAAAAAATAATAAATAA
- a CDS encoding YebC/PmpR family DNA-binding transcriptional regulator: MGRKWNNIKEKKAQKDKNTSRIYAKFGKEIYVAAKSGEPDPESNQALRLTLERAKTYSVPNHIIEKAIEKAKGSGEENYDELRYEGFGPSGSMIIVDALTDNVNRTASDVRSAFGKNGGNMGVSGSVAYMFEYTAVFGIEDKSADDILESLMEQDIDVRDVIDENGLTIVYAEPDQFAQVQDALRETGVDTFKVAEFEMLPQTDIELSAEDQETFETLVEALEDLDDVQNVFHNVDLK, encoded by the coding sequence ATGGGACGTAAATGGAATAATATTAAGGAAAAAAAGGCCCAAAAGGATAAAAATACAAGTAGAATTTATGCTAAATTTGGTAAAGAAATTTATGTGGCTGCTAAATCTGGAGAACCAGATCCTGAGTCAAACCAAGCATTGCGTCTAACTTTAGAACGCGCGAAGACATATTCAGTGCCTAACCATATTATTGAAAAAGCGATTGAAAAAGCAAAAGGTTCTGGTGAAGAGAACTACGACGAACTACGATACGAGGGATTCGGTCCAAGTGGTTCAATGATTATCGTAGATGCTTTGACTGATAATGTGAATAGAACAGCTTCTGATGTTCGTTCAGCTTTTGGTAAAAACGGTGGCAACATGGGTGTCTCTGGTTCGGTTGCGTATATGTTTGAATACACGGCAGTCTTTGGTATAGAAGATAAATCAGCGGATGATATATTGGAATCATTAATGGAACAAGATATAGATGTGAGAGATGTTATAGATGAGAATGGATTAACGATTGTCTATGCTGAACCGGATCAATTCGCTCAGGTGCAAGATGCATTACGTGAAACAGGCGTTGATACATTTAAAGTAGCTGAATTTGAAATGTTACCACAAACAGATATTGAGTTATCAGCAGAAGACCAAGAAACATTTGAAACATTAGTAGAAGCGTTAGAAGATTTAGACGATGTACAAAATGTATTCCATAATGTGGATTTGAAGTAG
- a CDS encoding AraC family transcriptional regulator has product MKAQCLNIISKHKYPTKRVTDGILLLFPLKDAVEVQHFITNVEVEEDFLIVNNTEIFRIKRNEMSLLLYISSDWFHERGYSFFEYQYTSKLIQSSSKLFEALLNLAKHHLDQTLTNELYETYMYKIVDIIATEAKIDVNYLKQQTDYSFYGITGEMLDYVNTHLHKRLTLKAIANKVFISQSNISSQFYNTLGMRFKTYVDTLKLSVSIGPLLDGELTISEISDAYGFSSSASYSKKFKHYFGYSPKEYRQLTKSDKVFNIVTKDDEQNFEETQQIIAKKLQKLNVQNNYICLDINEMAESNNDAIVIQIHSLEEFRNLFDNQSMRYIFEGSQKVLVYCMIDVESLRGAFTTDVDCGFIKFVLNINVNIAFQIQTDEEVNIYIDEIYSQYKSYVQSHPELLEDSMHSVSYVFDLSTMPLKEIYRNIIKIQRYRKNVKFGVDITHLFNQPEAFKNMEPQLKRIGFDYYFIDNHKLSSSYLNEDHEELLTKEVFKFSNIKKIMSEMQLEERKYYLLNVHNNFLLNDDHMELIESPPLLMSMFKKARGNFFGVGIDLVKQEDKKHALYLYDRNGFRSILGNIYERLMEKSKSSVKEYDYYTVAHHPHKITIFVGDWRVVESENALDHEEQNIQIHINFKDMMLRRAYVIFYETISNVYGNINYAIPEHLRNHYQWSNECIKKIDEYNKPEFSVFEHHFEEETLTLNLDYNTVHIIDIYKRSTHNKIYKMQY; this is encoded by the coding sequence ATGAAAGCGCAATGCTTAAATATTATTTCTAAGCACAAGTATCCTACTAAGCGCGTGACAGACGGTATATTATTATTATTTCCTTTAAAGGATGCCGTTGAAGTACAGCATTTTATAACAAATGTAGAAGTTGAAGAAGATTTTCTTATCGTGAATAATACAGAAATATTTAGAATCAAAAGAAACGAAATGTCGCTATTATTATATATTTCTAGTGATTGGTTTCATGAACGAGGATATTCATTTTTTGAGTATCAATATACATCTAAGTTGATACAATCTTCGAGCAAATTATTTGAAGCTTTATTAAATTTAGCAAAGCATCATTTAGATCAAACACTGACAAATGAACTATATGAAACTTATATGTATAAAATCGTTGATATTATTGCGACAGAAGCTAAGATTGATGTTAATTATTTAAAACAACAAACAGATTATTCATTTTATGGTATTACAGGTGAAATGTTAGATTACGTAAATACACATTTACATAAAAGACTAACATTGAAAGCAATTGCCAATAAAGTGTTTATATCACAATCAAATATATCAAGCCAATTTTATAATACATTAGGCATGCGATTTAAAACTTATGTAGACACGTTAAAATTATCAGTATCAATCGGTCCATTATTAGACGGGGAACTTACGATTTCTGAAATTTCAGATGCTTATGGTTTTAGTAGTTCTGCGAGTTATAGTAAAAAATTTAAACATTATTTTGGATATTCACCTAAAGAATATCGACAACTTACAAAATCAGATAAAGTCTTTAATATTGTAACAAAAGACGATGAGCAAAACTTTGAGGAAACGCAACAAATCATTGCCAAAAAATTACAGAAACTAAATGTCCAAAATAATTATATTTGTTTAGATATCAATGAAATGGCAGAATCTAACAACGATGCAATCGTCATTCAAATCCATTCTTTAGAAGAATTTCGTAATTTATTTGATAACCAAAGTATGCGCTATATCTTTGAAGGCTCACAAAAAGTATTAGTTTATTGCATGATAGATGTTGAATCATTACGAGGTGCTTTTACAACAGATGTGGATTGCGGTTTTATAAAATTTGTGTTGAATATAAATGTTAATATAGCATTTCAAATTCAAACAGATGAAGAAGTGAATATTTATATAGATGAGATCTATAGTCAATACAAATCATATGTACAATCACATCCTGAGTTGTTAGAAGATAGCATGCACTCGGTCAGCTACGTCTTTGATCTTTCAACGATGCCTCTTAAAGAAATATATCGCAATATCATTAAAATACAACGTTATAGAAAAAATGTGAAATTTGGTGTTGATATTACACATTTATTCAATCAGCCAGAAGCGTTTAAAAATATGGAGCCTCAATTGAAGCGCATTGGATTTGATTACTATTTTATTGATAATCATAAATTATCATCATCTTATCTTAATGAAGATCATGAAGAGTTACTTACCAAAGAAGTGTTTAAATTCAGTAATATTAAAAAAATAATGAGTGAAATGCAGTTAGAAGAAAGAAAATATTATCTTTTAAATGTTCATAATAATTTTTTATTAAATGATGATCATATGGAGTTAATAGAAAGTCCGCCATTATTGATGAGTATGTTTAAGAAAGCGCGTGGAAACTTCTTTGGTGTCGGTATAGATTTAGTTAAACAAGAGGATAAGAAACATGCATTGTATTTATATGATAGAAATGGATTCCGTTCTATTCTAGGTAATATATATGAAAGATTAATGGAAAAGAGTAAATCTAGCGTGAAAGAATATGATTATTATACGGTAGCACATCACCCACACAAAATCACAATTTTTGTGGGTGACTGGCGTGTAGTTGAGAGTGAAAATGCTTTAGATCACGAAGAACAAAACATCCAAATTCATATCAACTTTAAGGATATGATGTTGCGACGTGCTTATGTTATTTTTTATGAAACTATAAGCAACGTGTACGGTAATATTAATTACGCGATTCCTGAGCACTTACGTAACCATTATCAATGGTCAAATGAATGTATTAAGAAAATAGATGAATATAATAAACCTGAATTCAGTGTGTTTGAGCATCATTTTGAAGAAGAAACTTTGACATTAAATTTAGATTATAATACAGTGCACATTATTGATATATATAAAAGATCAACACATAATAAAATTTATAAAATGCAATATTGA
- a CDS encoding Bax inhibitor-1/YccA family protein, whose protein sequence is MAETAQHVNNQQKKTKEQSKSHAYGKVWLFFVYYWIIFGIGCYFGQYLPMSWRQPLSFVLLGLVLITLIFNRARKYGLVISHIYAIILGLLSYATFTAYLQNLGPEVFYKNIILAISAFIVFGLIGFFVIGNAASMGKYLFVTLIALIVASLIGMFIQNPIFHTIITVVGLLLFLLYTLYDFNRMKRGQFSPREMGFNLFINLLHIIKYVLRLANRMRK, encoded by the coding sequence TTGGCTGAAACAGCACAACATGTAAATAACCAGCAAAAAAAGACTAAAGAACAATCAAAATCACATGCATACGGAAAAGTTTGGCTCTTTTTTGTATATTATTGGATTATTTTTGGAATAGGTTGTTATTTTGGACAATACCTACCAATGTCATGGAGACAACCACTTTCTTTTGTACTGCTCGGTTTAGTATTAATAACTTTAATTTTTAATAGAGCGCGTAAGTATGGGCTTGTGATTTCTCATATCTATGCCATTATACTTGGGTTGCTATCCTATGCAACGTTTACGGCGTATTTACAGAATTTAGGGCCAGAGGTTTTTTATAAGAATATTATATTAGCCATATCTGCCTTTATTGTATTTGGATTGATTGGATTTTTCGTTATTGGAAATGCAGCGAGCATGGGTAAATACCTTTTTGTAACACTCATTGCATTAATTGTTGCAAGTTTAATAGGTATGTTTATCCAGAATCCAATTTTCCATACAATTATTACAGTTGTAGGATTATTGCTATTTTTACTCTATACGTTATATGACTTTAACCGCATGAAACGGGGTCAGTTCTCACCGAGAGAAATGGGTTTCAACTTGTTTATTAACTTACTTCATATTATAAAATATGTATTAAGACTTGCCAACAGAATGAGAAAATAG
- a CDS encoding LysM peptidoglycan-binding domain-containing protein: protein MKKLAFAVTVASGAAAVIANHEADASTQHTVKSGESLWSISQQYGVSVDEIKQSNDINNNMVFPGQVIEIGGSSSQESGSTSNNTSNGSSHTVQSGESLNIIANQYGVSVDEIIAANNLNGYLIHPNQTLTIPGTTGTGGSGGTATETPSSNTGGSTASDANLYDWGQCTWHVFNRRAETGQPISTYWWNADHWANNASADGYTVNNAPTAGSIMQNYEGPVGHVAYVERVNPDGSILISEMNYNTPPGTVDYRTIPASQASSYNYIH from the coding sequence TTGAAAAAGTTAGCATTTGCAGTTACAGTAGCTTCAGGCGCGGCAGCCGTTATCGCCAATCATGAAGCCGATGCGTCAACACAACATACAGTAAAATCTGGTGAGTCACTTTGGTCAATTTCACAACAATATGGTGTTTCAGTAGACGAAATCAAACAAAGCAATGACATCAATAACAACATGGTATTCCCGGGACAAGTTATTGAAATTGGTGGAAGTAGCTCACAAGAAAGTGGATCTACATCAAATAACACTTCAAATGGTTCATCACATACAGTTCAATCTGGTGAATCACTAAACATTATTGCAAATCAATATGGTGTGTCAGTTGATGAAATCATCGCAGCTAATAATTTAAATGGATATTTAATACATCCTAATCAAACACTAACAATTCCAGGTACTACAGGAACAGGTGGTTCAGGTGGAACTGCTACAGAAACACCAAGTTCAAATACAGGTGGTTCTACAGCAAGTGATGCTAACCTATATGACTGGGGACAATGTACTTGGCATGTATTTAACCGTAGAGCGGAAACTGGTCAACCAATCAGTACTTACTGGTGGAACGCTGATCACTGGGCTAATAATGCATCAGCAGATGGTTATACAGTTAATAATGCACCTACAGCAGGTTCAATTATGCAAAATTACGAAGGACCTGTAGGTCACGTAGCTTATGTTGAACGTGTTAACCCAGATGGTAGTATTTTAATTTCAGAAATGAACTATAATACACCACCAGGTACAGTTGATTACCGTACAATCCCAGCTTCACAAGCTTCAAGCTATAACTACATTCACTAA
- a CDS encoding inorganic phosphate transporter: MEYILIITVAIVIFSLIFDFINGFHDTANAVATAVSTRALTPRTAILLASVMNFIGALTFTGVAGTITKDIVDPFKLENGLIVVLAAIIAAILWNLITWYYGIPSSSSHALIGSIAGAAIASQGSFAVLHYEGFTKIIVVLLVSPIIAFCVGFIMYSIVKVVFKNANLTKSNRNFRFFQIFTASLQSFSHGTNDAQKSMGIITLALIVANIQTGTSVEPQLWVKVACATAMGLGTAVGGWKIIKTVGGNIMKIRPANGAAADLSSALTIFVASSLHFPLSTTHVVSSSILGVGSSNRIKGVKWNTAQRMIITWVITLPISALVAAIIYYIINIFL, from the coding sequence ATGGAATATATTTTGATCATCACAGTAGCTATCGTTATTTTTTCACTTATATTTGACTTTATCAATGGTTTCCATGATACAGCCAATGCTGTTGCTACTGCTGTTTCTACTCGTGCCTTAACGCCTAGAACTGCGATACTTTTAGCATCAGTGATGAATTTTATTGGTGCTTTAACTTTCACTGGGGTTGCAGGGACAATTACGAAAGATATTGTAGACCCATTTAAATTAGAAAATGGTCTTATTGTCGTATTAGCAGCCATTATCGCAGCTATTTTATGGAATTTAATCACATGGTATTATGGTATACCAAGTTCGTCATCACACGCATTAATTGGTTCTATTGCTGGCGCAGCAATTGCTTCGCAAGGTTCATTTGCAGTATTACATTATGAAGGATTCACGAAAATCATCGTTGTTTTACTTGTATCACCGATTATTGCATTTTGTGTTGGTTTTATCATGTATTCAATCGTAAAAGTTGTATTTAAAAATGCAAATCTTACAAAGTCTAATCGTAACTTTAGATTTTTCCAAATTTTCACAGCATCACTACAATCATTTTCTCATGGTACAAATGATGCGCAAAAATCAATGGGGATTATTACATTGGCTTTAATAGTTGCTAATATTCAAACAGGTACAAGCGTTGAACCGCAATTATGGGTTAAAGTTGCCTGTGCTACTGCAATGGGACTAGGTACAGCTGTTGGTGGTTGGAAAATTATCAAAACAGTTGGTGGTAATATTATGAAAATACGTCCAGCTAATGGTGCAGCTGCAGATTTATCATCTGCATTAACAATATTTGTTGCATCATCATTACATTTCCCATTATCCACAACACATGTTGTATCTTCATCTATTCTAGGTGTTGGTTCATCTAACCGTATTAAAGGTGTGAAATGGAATACAGCACAACGTATGATTATCACATGGGTAATTACATTACCAATTTCTGCACTTGTTGCAGCAATTATTTACTACATTATAAATATTTTCTTATAG
- a CDS encoding DUF47 domain-containing protein has translation MFNKKKDKFMVKLEEMVFNLDRAAIEFGKMEFNTHLDLKVYSDNIKTYESHGDELMHQVISDLNQTFITPIEREDILSLCNAIDDVLDAIEETSGMFEMYSIEYTDEYMAEFVDNIQKAIAEMKLAVGLLVEKKLSHMRIHSINIKEFETNCDGILRQSIKHIFNSETDPITLIKIKEIYESMEEIADKCQAVANNFETIIMKNS, from the coding sequence ATGTTTAACAAGAAAAAAGATAAGTTCATGGTGAAACTTGAAGAAATGGTTTTCAACTTAGACAGAGCAGCAATTGAATTTGGGAAAATGGAGTTTAATACGCATTTAGACCTTAAAGTATACTCAGACAATATTAAAACGTATGAATCACACGGCGATGAATTAATGCATCAAGTGATTTCAGACTTAAACCAAACTTTTATTACACCAATTGAACGTGAGGATATCCTCTCTTTATGTAACGCTATTGATGATGTTTTAGATGCAATTGAAGAAACATCAGGTATGTTCGAAATGTATTCTATTGAATATACAGATGAATACATGGCTGAATTTGTAGATAATATCCAAAAAGCAATCGCAGAAATGAAATTAGCTGTTGGTTTGCTTGTAGAGAAAAAATTATCGCATATGCGTATCCATTCTATTAACATAAAAGAATTTGAAACAAATTGTGACGGTATTTTACGTCAATCAATTAAACACATATTTAATAGTGAAACAGATCCAATCACCCTTATTAAAATAAAAGAAATATATGAAAGCATGGAAGAGATTGCAGATAAATGTCAAGCCGTAGCAAATAATTTTGAAACAATAATCATGAAAAATAGCTAA
- a CDS encoding sensor histidine kinase: MANLKWFFIFLRSRIYWILWLLFLHFIFLGIAYLDYDISVYSILYIIILNIGLSVLFLIFTYLKEVKFYKHLDENIEPEALKHKSLADTPFQQEMVNYLYGQITNQKALVTHQKQQIQSTEAALTDFVHDIKTPVTAMKLLIEKEQDLSRKHALLYEWSRINDMLDRQLFLTRLEYQNKDMYFEHVPLKRLVIEEIQITRYISQSKGIGYDLDFEDTLNVYTDTKWCRMMIRQVLSNAVKYSEESMIHIRALKESRHVVLEIKDEGKGISEKDLPRIFDKGFTSTSNRNNTISSGLGLYLVNHVKEKLSICVRIHSELDKGTVVKFIFPNQNEIVAKLSQNI, translated from the coding sequence ATGGCTAATTTAAAATGGTTTTTTATCTTTTTACGCTCGCGCATATATTGGATACTATGGCTATTATTTCTGCATTTCATTTTCTTAGGTATTGCTTATTTAGATTATGATATTAGTGTATATAGCATTTTATATATTATTATTTTAAATATAGGCCTATCGGTGTTGTTCTTAATATTTACTTATTTAAAAGAAGTGAAATTTTATAAGCATCTTGACGAAAATATAGAACCAGAAGCTTTGAAGCATAAATCATTAGCAGACACACCGTTTCAACAAGAAATGGTGAATTACTTATATGGACAAATTACGAATCAAAAAGCATTAGTTACACATCAAAAGCAACAAATTCAATCTACGGAAGCGGCGTTGACTGATTTTGTACATGATATTAAGACACCTGTAACAGCAATGAAACTGTTAATAGAAAAAGAACAAGATTTATCTAGGAAGCACGCCTTACTTTATGAATGGTCGCGTATCAATGATATGTTAGATAGACAGTTATTTTTAACACGACTTGAATATCAGAATAAAGATATGTATTTCGAACATGTGCCATTGAAACGCCTTGTAATAGAAGAAATACAGATTACAAGATACATCAGTCAGTCTAAAGGCATTGGTTATGACTTAGATTTTGAGGATACATTGAATGTATATACAGATACAAAGTGGTGTCGCATGATGATTAGACAAGTGTTATCTAACGCTGTTAAATATAGTGAAGAAAGTATGATACATATACGTGCATTAAAAGAAAGTAGACACGTTGTACTCGAAATTAAAGATGAAGGCAAAGGTATCAGTGAAAAGGATTTACCTAGAATTTTTGATAAAGGATTTACGTCTACTTCAAATAGAAATAATACGATATCATCAGGTTTAGGTTTATATTTGGTTAATCACGTTAAAGAAAAACTGAGCATATGCGTGCGTATTCATTCAGAACTAGATAAAGGAACAGTAGTTAAATTTATTTTCCCGAATCAAAATGAAATTGTAGCAAAATTATCACAAAATATATAA